In Salvelinus alpinus chromosome 36, SLU_Salpinus.1, whole genome shotgun sequence, the genomic stretch acgcacatgttttggcttcattgagctcagctgagtcatttatcccggatgtcttaattctacttttgtgcaacaggcccctggtcatGAAGGTTGAGTGCTGTTTGTTAAAAATCAAAGTCGATTAGCTAACAATAGCTTGACATTGTGTGCGACTCAATATCATGACCTGAAAATAATGAGCAAAACTTGTTACAGAGTATGTGTTAAACCCTTTGTTTAGCCAGTAGCTTTCTGAATGGTTGTACAATGTTTGTTACTGCTGGGTTTACATACCGATGCCTTGAATCCAAGCCATTATTTTTTATGCTAAATGAAGGCACTTAAAAGACTAATTGCTTGGTGTGATTTGTTGGACATTAACATTTTTAGGTCTGACAAAACCTGGACGGATTCCTGTCTTATTTATCTGAAGGCTAATAATTAGATGTTTTGAGAAGATGAGCCAGTGGAGATTACTGGCAATCTAATATGGCACAGTTTATGGGAACATTAGGTAATTGTGATTTCCACTCAGTCAACTCAGTGTCTTTTCCTTTCGCAACATCGTTCAAGTTTGCAATAATACCCAATTATTCCGTTTTTTAAGCTTTACATGTCTGTATCGTCCAATCCATGTCTGACTATAAATTGATACTGCAACGAAAGGTACAGACTTGTAATGATAAGATAACCAAAATGTTCTAGCAAACGTTGCTGTGATGCTCTAATTTGTTTCCAGCTACGTTGCATAATGAACATTTCAAATAATTTTGTCAGGTACATGCTTCCATTGATGTTAAATGTTACAAGTCAGCAGGTTTGCAAAGCAAGACAAAAATATGACTGTAACATATTCTGTCAGTAAGGAAAATGACAACCAAAACGGTTTGCATTATTCTCCAGGCTTCAGTGATAGTAACGTGGAGGTGGTTTTCTGCCGTTATCTCCAAGGAACTTTTACAGTACAAAATGAAACAACAACATCGTTGTAAACCCTGGGTTTTAGGACTTACTTATTAGGATTTCACAATCAAAACAGCAACCTTTTCCCCAATGTTTAATACATCGATCTGTCTCAATGACATTAAGTACCACTCAGTCATAAAAAGAAGGCCATCTGATCTGTTAAAAAGAAAACAAGAGTAAAGAGTGAAACAACAATACTAATTAATTCCACTATGTCCATCAGTTCTGGCCAGACAGTCTTGATTTTCCATAGGAATCAAATGTTTCTGTTTGGCCAGCTGACGTCTCCCAAACGGTCTGTAAAAATTACTTGAGGTTAATGCTAAGGTAACAGGAAAATCTGATAGGTAACGTTTCCAAGCAATTCTACTAACAGCACAGCGGAGAAAAACATTGTTGAGCATTTCTCAAGAATCTCAGAATACCAACCAGTCAGAGGAACTCTCCCACTTGTTCCTGTGGGCAAACAAACACCATCCACATGCTTAGGGATCATGATTTTGGTAATAAATACATCCACAGCCATGTGAAACTTCTAGAGATACGGATATAGCTACTGGTCTCAGTGACATTTTTAGAGATGCAGATATAGCTACTAATCTCTGTGATGACTACAAGCCAAAGTGGGACTACAAAACACCTGGTCCTTTCACAATTCATGTGACAATTGTGCTTGTTTGATTTCCTTTCTCATTTCATAATCTCTTTCACACACGTCTTTCTCTTTGTACTCCAAGACAGACCTCTCACATTCACTGCTCTTCTTTCTTCTTCCTGGCGTTCCTTGACACAGTGGTTCTTCTCCCCCTGTTCTCTTGTAGCTCAATGTTCCCTGAGAGCCCAAGGTCTACCTTACTTCCATACCATGAGGGGTCTCTCCTCGCGCTTCTGCCAGGGACTCTTCTTGTTCCCCTCCTCGTCTTTATCATCGGCATCCTCCCCGTCCTCGGGGCTGGTGGCTGAGTCCCTGCGTGTCACCTCACCGGTGGAGGTAGTGGTGGTACTGCTCCGGGCGCTGTTATCCCGGCTGCGGCCCTTCCGAGGGAACGTGCCACCGCGGGTGGTCGTCTCTGGGGCCTCGTCCAGCAGCGGTCCCAGAGAATTGTCCTCTGGAGAGTACATGGCAGCGTGGCtctcgctgctgctgctgggggggTCTGTGTTGTCGATGCAGGGGAGTTTAGTATAGGTCTTCCCTGCGTGACCTTTCCTCTCAGCCGCCGCTGCAGCCTCTTTTGCTTCCTtggccttcctctcctcctttcccttcCGCTGCTTTATGTTGGCTTCACGAGCGACGTCTACCCTGTTGTCATGATGACTCCCCGtggctcctccacctccccctcctccagggATGCTGAGAGATTCTCCCCCCAGCTCGATGTAGGAGTGACGAACCAGGGAATTGGAGCGACCGTCCAGGGAGACGAACCAGGCCCGGGGTTGCGGCTTCACCCCCAGCTCAAGAAGCTTCTTCTCCGTCAGCGCCTGCAGCTCTCCGTTCATCTGAGAAATGGTGTTGTCGTTGAACAGGACCGGGATGCGGACTGGAGCCGCGTTAGGGTCCGAGGCCCAGTTAGAGTGTCCCTCTGAGTCCTCCCTCTGCTGGCCTGGTTCTTCCCCTTCCTCATCCTCCTGTTGATGATTCTGTTGTTGCTGGTTCTGTTGTTTCTGCTGCTGGTTCTGGTGTACCTGTCCCTGCTGCCTGGGAAGGGTCATGCTAACCTGGATTCCCTCCATGTCATGCTGCATCTGTTGCTGCCTCTCCAGGGCCTGCTCCACCACCGACAGGTCCGACGACAGGCGCATGTAGTGGGCCGGGATGACCAGCGTGGGCACCACACTCCGGTACATGCTCTCCTTCATCTGGTCCATGGAGTGGCAGAAAATGAGCTGGCCGGGCTGGGTGTTTAGAGAGTTGGGCCTGGCTAGGAGGTCCCCGGTCTGGGACGCTGAGTACTCTGGGGGCAGGCCAGAGTACTCCTGGTAGTGCCCAGCGAAGGGAGGCAGTAAAGGTGGTGGAGATGGTGGATCTGAGGAGTAACCCTGGTTGTCGTTGGCATTGTGATTTTGGTGGTTGTGGCGATTTCCAGGATCATGGGTATTATCCTCCGCTGAGCTGAAGCTGCGGGTGTCGTTGCGGAGCAGCAGCTGAGGATCCAAGTTGTTAGTGTTAGTAGAGCGTGTTGTCACCTTCATGGGAAAACTCTCCCCACCGCCACGCCTGGTGATATTGTCCGTGTTCACCTTGGCGTGGCGCTTGGCCTTTCCTGGGGGCGTATGCCGGAAGAAATCCTCCCTGGAGCTGTGGAGATCCCGGGTGGAGGACAGGTCTGATTTGAGGGCGTCTGGGTCACCCCCGGTGGAGGACGCTGTGTCGATGTGGATGTGGCCTGAGCTGATGAGGTTGAGGTGGGACATGGAGGTGCATTGATCTCTCTTGGAGCCGTCCAGGCCGGAGGACACATGCATCTTGCCGTGACGGTACTGTTGCCGCGGTTTCAGACATCTCCGCCTTAAACAAAACATAACAGAGAAGGGTAAAGGGAGAATGCAACCAAACACACATTTTAACACCCCGTAGACAGGAAATGAAACAACAAATAGAGTCCTGGAGTATCCCGGATTGGTTATTTTTTTCTTTTACATTTTTGACCCAGCCCAGTAATAACACCACTGATTCAACTAAGCAAGTGCTTGACATggttcaattccatttaaattccagtcaattcagaaagtagtTCCATATTCCTtgttgaaaagcattgaagagaattggcATTGGAACTTCAGTGTACTTCCTGGATTGattggaatttaaatggaatttacCCTAAACCTGGTGATTGACGACTCGTTGAGCAGCTAGTTCAAAACTAGTGCTGGGTTGGAACAAAAATGTCCTACACTGGGATTGACTACTCCAGGACCTGAGTTGAGACACTCTGGGCCTGATACCAACC encodes the following:
- the LOC139564739 gene encoding protein FAM171A2-like; translated protein: MPTSKAIWMNGHLSGIDDVAVRMPPPHTPRLLVLFLFLGNLWEGLAKSILDQGALEVLVRVQVFDNSDLSPLAEAAVDVYGNQSTLASSKADKDGVVMVTFLYRPGTWVIVTATKQGFVTNSAPWHAIRIPLYASVSLYLLPQRPATLILYDDIVQVLLGSPGVKNQPWIQLQRKAVALALNSTNPELSAVLTSAQSQYEIGGFPYPLGLESNATGANSSWVELTAVAAVNAQLFSRNGTGVQVWDPVHICIPLPLDTPLQTATSVPVWRFDDKTGLWVRKGTGYIKKEGAQLTWSFVANQLGYWLAAFPSTTGSALNPTGLRDITTYHTVFLLTILGSLALLVLVLLCLLLYYCRRRCLKPRQQYRHGKMHVSSGLDGSKRDQCTSMSHLNLISSGHIHIDTASSTGGDPDALKSDLSSTRDLHSSREDFFRHTPPGKAKRHAKVNTDNITRRGGGESFPMKVTTRSTNTNNLDPQLLLRNDTRSFSSAEDNTHDPGNRHNHQNHNANDNQGYSSDPPSPPPLLPPFAGHYQEYSGLPPEYSASQTGDLLARPNSLNTQPGQLIFCHSMDQMKESMYRSVVPTLVIPAHYMRLSSDLSVVEQALERQQQMQHDMEGIQVSMTLPRQQGQVHQNQQQKQQNQQQQNHQQEDEEGEEPGQQREDSEGHSNWASDPNAAPVRIPVLFNDNTISQMNGELQALTEKKLLELGVKPQPRAWFVSLDGRSNSLVRHSYIELGGESLSIPGGGGGGGATGSHHDNRVDVAREANIKQRKGKEERKAKEAKEAAAAAERKGHAGKTYTKLPCIDNTDPPSSSSESHAAMYSPEDNSLGPLLDEAPETTTRGGTFPRKGRSRDNSARSSTTTTSTGEVTRRDSATSPEDGEDADDKDEEGNKKSPWQKREERPLMVWK